In Esox lucius isolate fEsoLuc1 chromosome 6, fEsoLuc1.pri, whole genome shotgun sequence, the following proteins share a genomic window:
- the slka gene encoding STE20-like serine/threonine-protein kinase isoform X2: MSSFFNFRKIFKLGSDKKKKQYEHVHRDENPEEIWEIIGELGDGAFGKVYKAQNKHTGIMAAAKVIDTKTEEELEDYMVEIDILASCDHHYIVKLLDAFYYESKLWILIEFCAGGAVDAVMLELERPLTEPQIQVVCRQTLEALAYLHEMKVIHRDLKAGNILLSQEGDIKLADFGVSAKNTNTLQRRDSFIGTPYWMAPEVVMCETSKDRPYDYKADIWSLGVTLIELAQIEPPNHEMNPMRVLLKIAKADPPTLMQPSRWSLEFSDFLRKALDKNVDRRWGTVQLLQHPFVSNVVDNKPLRELIAEANAEVLEEIEEGKEEEEEEEMDATLLVPEHQRAPSDVSMASSDDETLSQTTSTLDSVTEKTEPETAEDKAGKTADKESDEVLGSSEGDRVAAEKLSEISDASEEELTIGQVVPTEPTPEQSLAGHPEKIPDSQETVFVSEETGEEEKALDGTQQGVSQGKGEVQEEQKEEEVDKDTITRELEVIHQPPVEFTDLLDRPECPSDEPGSVLTEINAKPEEKETEREALTDEMTKEVQTDTNGAANITTDASANGDKDRKTELHFNTASKDDADEGNTEVPIDTETQSEEPSEEPQENTTETLKEEIQQPLPDSDKEKSTQPQEPESINGPGEENNVNPVVIEGGVTEEREKNTPDEEASPEEDNSVPESEMESKTDQESTPVSKQDVGKDSDSGSSSAADNNSMDLNLSISSFLSRKAEAGSMSIQDTRRQKKTLKKTRKFMVDGVEVSVTTSKIVTDNDTKSEEMRFLRRQELRELRLLQKEEQRAHQELSNKLQQQREQIYRRFEQEMSGKKRQYDQEVENLEKKQKQTIERLEQDHTNRLRDEAKRIKAEQDKELSKFQNMLKNRKKEGVAQVMIQSFQLSSCALFNAQMQDEQEFLQKQQQELDGALKKIIQQHKHEIATIEKDCLNHKQQLMRAREAAMWELEERHLQEKHQLLKQQLKDQYFMQRHQLLKRHEKEMEQMQRYNQRLIEDMKSRQAQERGRLPKIQRGEAKTRMAMFKKSLRITCAPGTPEQEREKIKQFAAQEEKRQKNERLHQHQKHENQMRDLQLQCDSNIRELQQLQNEKCHILIEHETQKLKELDEEHSQELKEWREKLRPRKKALEEEFTRKLQEQEVFFKMSGESECLNPTTQSRVSKFYSIPSVHNSGS; this comes from the exons ATGTCTTCATTCTTTAATTTTCGTAAAATCTTCAAATTGGGGTCAgataagaaaaagaaacagtatGAACATGTGCACAGAGACGAGAACCCTGAGGAAATCTGGGAGATTATTGGGGAACTGGGAGATGGGGCCTTTGGGAAAGTGTACAAG GCCCAAAACAAGCATACTGGAATCATGGCTGCTGCCAAGGTGATTGACACAAAGACAGAAGAGGAACTGGAGGATTACATGGTGGAGATTGACATTCTGGCTTCCTGCGATCACCATTACATAGTCAAACTGCTGGATGCCTTTTATTATGAAAGCAAACTGTGG ATTCTGATTGAGTTCTGTGCAGGAGGGGCAGTCGATGCAGTTATGTTGG AGCTGGAGAGGCCGCTGACAGAGCCTCAGATCCAGGTGGTGTGCAGGCAGACATTAGAGGCCCTGGCCTACCTCCATGAGATGAAGGTCATCCACAGAGACCTAAAAGCTGGGAACATCCTACTTTCACAGGAGGGAGACATCAAACTTG CTGACTTTGGTGTATCGGCTAAGAATACCAATACTTTACAGAGAAGAGATTCTTTCATTGGTACTCCATATTG GATGGCCCCGGAGGTGGTGATGTGTGAGACGTCGAAGGACCGTCCGTACGACTACAAAGCTGACATTTGGTCTCTGGGGGTCACACTTATTGAGCTGGCTCAGATCGAACCTCCCAACCACGAGATGAACCCCATGAGAGTCCTGCTGAAAATTGCCAAGGCCGATCCACCCACTCTAATGCAGCCTTCACGCTG GTCATTAGAATTCAGTGACTTTCTGAGGAAGGCGCTGGATAAGAATGTGGACCGTAGGTGGGGCACAGTTCAGCTCTTACAG CATCCATTTGTTAGCAATGTGGTTGACAACAAACCTCTGAGAGAATTGATCGCTGAAGCAAATGCAGAAGTCTTAGAGGAGATTGAAGAAggcaaagaggaagaggaagaagaagagatgGATGCAACTCTG CTGGTGCCTGAACATCAGCGAGCACCGTCCGATGTCAGCATGGCCAGCTCTGACGATGAGACCCTCTCACAGACCACCTCAACGCTGGACTCAGTCACAGAGAAGACCGAGCCTGAGACTGCAGAGGACAAGGCTGGCAAGACTGCCGATAAGGAGTCTGATGAGGTCCTGGGGTCCAGCGAGGGGGACAGGGTTGCGGCTGAGAAACTGAGTGAGATTTCTGATGCCAGTGAAGAGGAATTAACCATTGGACAGGTGGTGCCAACGGAGCCCACACCTGAGCAAAGCCTTGCAGGACACCCTGAGAAGATTCCTGATTCACAGGAGACTGTGTTCGTCAGTGAAGAGACCGGGGAAGAGGAGAAAGCGCTGGACGGGACTCAACAAGGAGTCTCGCAGGGGAAAGGAGAAGTACAGGAGGAGCAgaaagaagaggaggtggaCAAAGACACAATTACACGAGAATTAGAAGTCATTCACCAGCCCCCCGTTGAATTCACAGATTTACTGGACCGACCTGAATGTCCTTCAGATGAACCTGGCTCTGTATTGACAGAGATCAATGCTAAACCAGAAGAGAAGGAGACTGAAAGGGAAGCACTCACAGATGAGATGACCAAAGAGGTTCAAACAGACACTAATGGTGCTGCCAATATAACCACAGATGCCAGTGCTAatggagacaaagacagaaagacggAATTACATTTCAACACAGCTTCTAAGGACGATGCAGATGAGGGCAACACAGAGGTGCCTATAGATACTGAAACCCAGAGCGAAGAGCCCAGTGAGGAGCCCCAGGAGAACACCACCGAGACCTTAAAGGAGGAAATACAGCAGCCACTGCCCGATTCAGACAAAGAAAAGTCAACCCAACCACAAGAACCTGAGTCAATAAATGGACCAGGTGAGGAAAATAACGTGAACCCTGTGGTGATTGAGGGGGGAGtgacagaggaaagggagaagaaTACTCCAGATGAGGAAGCTTCACCCGAAGAAGATAACTCTGTTCCTGAGAGTGAAATGGAATCAAAAACTGACCAGGAAAGCACTCCTGTGTCAAAGCAAGATGTGGGGAAAGACTCTGACTCTGGAAGCAGTTCTGCAGCCGATAACAACAGTATGGACCTCAACCTGTCCATTTCGAGTTTCCTTTCCAGAAAGGCAGAGGCCGGATCTATGTCCATACAG GACACAAGACGACAGAAGAAGACTCTTAAGAAGACTCGTAAGTTCATGGTGGACGgagtggaggtcagtgtgaccACGTCAAAGATAGTCACCGATAACGACACCAAGAGTGAGGAGATGAGATTCCTGAG GCGCCAGGAGCTGCGAGAGCTGCGTCTCCTGCAGAAGGAGGAGCAGAGAGCCCATCAGGAGCTCAGCAACAAGCTGCAGCAGCAGAGAGAACAGATCTACCGCCGCTTCGAGCAAGAGATGAGC GGTAAGAAGCGTCAGTACGACCAGGAGGTGGAGAACCTGGAGAAGAAACAGAAGCAGACCATTGAACGTCTGGAGCAGGACCACACCAACCGGCTGAGGGATGAGGCCAAACGCATCAAAGCAGAGCAGGACAAGGAGCTCTCCAAGTTCCAGAACATGCTCAAGAACCGCAAGAAGGAG GGGGTGGCCCAGGTTATGATACAGTCTTTTCAGTTGTCCTCATGTGCTCTCTTCAACGCTCAGATGCAGGAT GAACAAGAgtttttacagaaacagcaGCAGGAACTGGATGGAGCCCTGAAAAAGATCATCCAGCAACACAAACATGAGATTGCCACCATCGAGAAAGACTGCCTCAACCACAAACAACAGCTCATGAGAG CTCGAGAGGCAGCCATGTGGGAGCTGGAGGAGCGCCACCTGCAGGAGAAGCACCAGCTGCTCAAGCAGCAGCTCAAAGACCAGTACTTCATGCAGAGACACCAGCTCCTCAAGAGGCATGAGAAG GAAATGGAGCAGATGCAGCGTTACAACCAGCGTCTGATCGAGGACATGAAGAGCAGGCAGGCCCAGGAGAGAGGGCGACTGCCTAAGATCCAGCGAGGCGAGGCCAAGACACGAATGGCCATGTTCAAGAAAAGCCTCCGCATTACCTGTGCGCCTGGCACCCCAgagcaggagagggagaagatcAAACAG TTTGCTGCCCAGGAAGAAAAAAGGCAGAAGAATGAGAGACTCCATCAGCACCAGAAACACGAGAACCAGATGAGGGACCTGCAGCTACAGTGTGACTCCAACATCAGAGAGCTGCAGCAGCTtcag aatgAGAAGTGCCATATCCTGATTGAACATGAGACTCAGAAGCTGAAGGAGCTAGATGAAGAGCACAGCCAGGAGTTAAAGGAGTGGAGAGAAAAACTTCGGCCCAGGAAGaag GCCTTGGAGGAGGAATTCACGCGCAAGCTTCAGGAGCAGGAAGTGTTTTTCAAGATGAGCGGGGAGTCTGAGTGCCTTAACCCCACGACCCAAAGCAGAGTGTCCAAGTTCTACTCAATCCCTAGTGTGCACAACTCTGGCTCATAG
- the slka gene encoding STE20-like serine/threonine-protein kinase isoform X1, protein MSSFFNFRKIFKLGSDKKKKQYEHVHRDENPEEIWEIIGELGDGAFGKVYKAQNKHTGIMAAAKVIDTKTEEELEDYMVEIDILASCDHHYIVKLLDAFYYESKLWILIEFCAGGAVDAVMLELERPLTEPQIQVVCRQTLEALAYLHEMKVIHRDLKAGNILLSQEGDIKLADFGVSAKNTNTLQRRDSFIGTPYWMAPEVVMCETSKDRPYDYKADIWSLGVTLIELAQIEPPNHEMNPMRVLLKIAKADPPTLMQPSRWSLEFSDFLRKALDKNVDRRWGTVQLLQHPFVSNVVDNKPLRELIAEANAEVLEEIEEGKEEEEEEEMDATLLVPEHQRAPSDVSMASSDDETLSQTTSTLDSVTEKTEPETAEDKAGKTADKESDEVLGSSEGDRVAAEKLSEISDASEEELTIGQVVPTEPTPEQSLAGHPEKIPDSQETVFVSEETGEEEKALDGTQQGVSQGKGEVQEEQKEEEVDKDTITRELEVIHQPPVEFTDLLDRPECPSDEPGSVLTEINAKPEEKETEREALTDEMTKEVQTDTNGAANITTDASANGDKDRKTELHFNTASKDDADEGNTEVPIDTETQSEEPSEEPQENTTETLKEEIQQPLPDSDKEKSTQPQEPESINGPGEENNVNPVVIEGGVTEEREKNTPDEEASPEEDNSVPESEMESKTDQESTPVSKQDVGKDSDSGSSSAADNNSMDLNLSISSFLSRKAEAGSMSIQDTRRQKKTLKKTRKFMVDGVEVSVTTSKIVTDNDTKSEEMRFLRRQELRELRLLQKEEQRAHQELSNKLQQQREQIYRRFEQEMSGKKRQYDQEVENLEKKQKQTIERLEQDHTNRLRDEAKRIKAEQDKELSKFQNMLKNRKKEVKQEVEQSPKFMRRELLKRLKEDLSLIQTAEEQEFLQKQQQELDGALKKIIQQHKHEIATIEKDCLNHKQQLMRAREAAMWELEERHLQEKHQLLKQQLKDQYFMQRHQLLKRHEKEMEQMQRYNQRLIEDMKSRQAQERGRLPKIQRGEAKTRMAMFKKSLRITCAPGTPEQEREKIKQFAAQEEKRQKNERLHQHQKHENQMRDLQLQCDSNIRELQQLQNEKCHILIEHETQKLKELDEEHSQELKEWREKLRPRKKALEEEFTRKLQEQEVFFKMSGESECLNPTTQSRVSKFYSIPSVHNSGS, encoded by the exons ATGTCTTCATTCTTTAATTTTCGTAAAATCTTCAAATTGGGGTCAgataagaaaaagaaacagtatGAACATGTGCACAGAGACGAGAACCCTGAGGAAATCTGGGAGATTATTGGGGAACTGGGAGATGGGGCCTTTGGGAAAGTGTACAAG GCCCAAAACAAGCATACTGGAATCATGGCTGCTGCCAAGGTGATTGACACAAAGACAGAAGAGGAACTGGAGGATTACATGGTGGAGATTGACATTCTGGCTTCCTGCGATCACCATTACATAGTCAAACTGCTGGATGCCTTTTATTATGAAAGCAAACTGTGG ATTCTGATTGAGTTCTGTGCAGGAGGGGCAGTCGATGCAGTTATGTTGG AGCTGGAGAGGCCGCTGACAGAGCCTCAGATCCAGGTGGTGTGCAGGCAGACATTAGAGGCCCTGGCCTACCTCCATGAGATGAAGGTCATCCACAGAGACCTAAAAGCTGGGAACATCCTACTTTCACAGGAGGGAGACATCAAACTTG CTGACTTTGGTGTATCGGCTAAGAATACCAATACTTTACAGAGAAGAGATTCTTTCATTGGTACTCCATATTG GATGGCCCCGGAGGTGGTGATGTGTGAGACGTCGAAGGACCGTCCGTACGACTACAAAGCTGACATTTGGTCTCTGGGGGTCACACTTATTGAGCTGGCTCAGATCGAACCTCCCAACCACGAGATGAACCCCATGAGAGTCCTGCTGAAAATTGCCAAGGCCGATCCACCCACTCTAATGCAGCCTTCACGCTG GTCATTAGAATTCAGTGACTTTCTGAGGAAGGCGCTGGATAAGAATGTGGACCGTAGGTGGGGCACAGTTCAGCTCTTACAG CATCCATTTGTTAGCAATGTGGTTGACAACAAACCTCTGAGAGAATTGATCGCTGAAGCAAATGCAGAAGTCTTAGAGGAGATTGAAGAAggcaaagaggaagaggaagaagaagagatgGATGCAACTCTG CTGGTGCCTGAACATCAGCGAGCACCGTCCGATGTCAGCATGGCCAGCTCTGACGATGAGACCCTCTCACAGACCACCTCAACGCTGGACTCAGTCACAGAGAAGACCGAGCCTGAGACTGCAGAGGACAAGGCTGGCAAGACTGCCGATAAGGAGTCTGATGAGGTCCTGGGGTCCAGCGAGGGGGACAGGGTTGCGGCTGAGAAACTGAGTGAGATTTCTGATGCCAGTGAAGAGGAATTAACCATTGGACAGGTGGTGCCAACGGAGCCCACACCTGAGCAAAGCCTTGCAGGACACCCTGAGAAGATTCCTGATTCACAGGAGACTGTGTTCGTCAGTGAAGAGACCGGGGAAGAGGAGAAAGCGCTGGACGGGACTCAACAAGGAGTCTCGCAGGGGAAAGGAGAAGTACAGGAGGAGCAgaaagaagaggaggtggaCAAAGACACAATTACACGAGAATTAGAAGTCATTCACCAGCCCCCCGTTGAATTCACAGATTTACTGGACCGACCTGAATGTCCTTCAGATGAACCTGGCTCTGTATTGACAGAGATCAATGCTAAACCAGAAGAGAAGGAGACTGAAAGGGAAGCACTCACAGATGAGATGACCAAAGAGGTTCAAACAGACACTAATGGTGCTGCCAATATAACCACAGATGCCAGTGCTAatggagacaaagacagaaagacggAATTACATTTCAACACAGCTTCTAAGGACGATGCAGATGAGGGCAACACAGAGGTGCCTATAGATACTGAAACCCAGAGCGAAGAGCCCAGTGAGGAGCCCCAGGAGAACACCACCGAGACCTTAAAGGAGGAAATACAGCAGCCACTGCCCGATTCAGACAAAGAAAAGTCAACCCAACCACAAGAACCTGAGTCAATAAATGGACCAGGTGAGGAAAATAACGTGAACCCTGTGGTGATTGAGGGGGGAGtgacagaggaaagggagaagaaTACTCCAGATGAGGAAGCTTCACCCGAAGAAGATAACTCTGTTCCTGAGAGTGAAATGGAATCAAAAACTGACCAGGAAAGCACTCCTGTGTCAAAGCAAGATGTGGGGAAAGACTCTGACTCTGGAAGCAGTTCTGCAGCCGATAACAACAGTATGGACCTCAACCTGTCCATTTCGAGTTTCCTTTCCAGAAAGGCAGAGGCCGGATCTATGTCCATACAG GACACAAGACGACAGAAGAAGACTCTTAAGAAGACTCGTAAGTTCATGGTGGACGgagtggaggtcagtgtgaccACGTCAAAGATAGTCACCGATAACGACACCAAGAGTGAGGAGATGAGATTCCTGAG GCGCCAGGAGCTGCGAGAGCTGCGTCTCCTGCAGAAGGAGGAGCAGAGAGCCCATCAGGAGCTCAGCAACAAGCTGCAGCAGCAGAGAGAACAGATCTACCGCCGCTTCGAGCAAGAGATGAGC GGTAAGAAGCGTCAGTACGACCAGGAGGTGGAGAACCTGGAGAAGAAACAGAAGCAGACCATTGAACGTCTGGAGCAGGACCACACCAACCGGCTGAGGGATGAGGCCAAACGCATCAAAGCAGAGCAGGACAAGGAGCTCTCCAAGTTCCAGAACATGCTCAAGAACCGCAAGAAGGAG GTGAAACAGGAAGTTGAACAGTCACCCAAATTCATGAGGAGAGAACTCTTGAAACGCTTAAAGGAAGACCTTTCTCTCATTCAGACTGCAGAG GAACAAGAgtttttacagaaacagcaGCAGGAACTGGATGGAGCCCTGAAAAAGATCATCCAGCAACACAAACATGAGATTGCCACCATCGAGAAAGACTGCCTCAACCACAAACAACAGCTCATGAGAG CTCGAGAGGCAGCCATGTGGGAGCTGGAGGAGCGCCACCTGCAGGAGAAGCACCAGCTGCTCAAGCAGCAGCTCAAAGACCAGTACTTCATGCAGAGACACCAGCTCCTCAAGAGGCATGAGAAG GAAATGGAGCAGATGCAGCGTTACAACCAGCGTCTGATCGAGGACATGAAGAGCAGGCAGGCCCAGGAGAGAGGGCGACTGCCTAAGATCCAGCGAGGCGAGGCCAAGACACGAATGGCCATGTTCAAGAAAAGCCTCCGCATTACCTGTGCGCCTGGCACCCCAgagcaggagagggagaagatcAAACAG TTTGCTGCCCAGGAAGAAAAAAGGCAGAAGAATGAGAGACTCCATCAGCACCAGAAACACGAGAACCAGATGAGGGACCTGCAGCTACAGTGTGACTCCAACATCAGAGAGCTGCAGCAGCTtcag aatgAGAAGTGCCATATCCTGATTGAACATGAGACTCAGAAGCTGAAGGAGCTAGATGAAGAGCACAGCCAGGAGTTAAAGGAGTGGAGAGAAAAACTTCGGCCCAGGAAGaag GCCTTGGAGGAGGAATTCACGCGCAAGCTTCAGGAGCAGGAAGTGTTTTTCAAGATGAGCGGGGAGTCTGAGTGCCTTAACCCCACGACCCAAAGCAGAGTGTCCAAGTTCTACTCAATCCCTAGTGTGCACAACTCTGGCTCATAG
- the slka gene encoding STE20-like serine/threonine-protein kinase isoform X3 translates to MSSFFNFRKIFKLGSDKKKKQYEHVHRDENPEEIWEIIGELGDGAFGKVYKAQNKHTGIMAAAKVIDTKTEEELEDYMVEIDILASCDHHYIVKLLDAFYYESKLWILIEFCAGGAVDAVMLELERPLTEPQIQVVCRQTLEALAYLHEMKVIHRDLKAGNILLSQEGDIKLADFGVSAKNTNTLQRRDSFIGTPYWMAPEVVMCETSKDRPYDYKADIWSLGVTLIELAQIEPPNHEMNPMRVLLKIAKADPPTLMQPSRWSLEFSDFLRKALDKNVDRRWGTVQLLQHPFVSNVVDNKPLRELIAEANAEVLEEIEEGKEEEEEEEMDATLLVPEHQRAPSDVSMASSDDETLSQTTSTLDSVTEKTEPETAEDKAGKTADKESDEVLGSSEGDRVAAEKLSEISDASEEELTIGQVVPTEPTPEQSLAGHPEKIPDSQETVFVSEETGEEEKALDGTQQGVSQGKGEVQEEQKEEEVDKDTITRELEVIHQPPVEFTDLLDRPECPSDEPGSVLTEINAKPEEKETEREALTDEMTKEVQTDTNGAANITTDASANGDKDRKTELHFNTASKDDADEGNTEVPIDTETQSEEPSEEPQENTTETLKEEIQQPLPDSDKEKSTQPQEPESINGPGEENNVNPVVIEGGVTEEREKNTPDEEASPEEDNSVPESEMESKTDQESTPVSKQDVGKDSDSGSSSAADNNSMDLNLSISSFLSRKAEAGSMSIQDTRRQKKTLKKTRKFMVDGVEVSVTTSKIVTDNDTKSEEMRFLRRQELRELRLLQKEEQRAHQELSNKLQQQREQIYRRFEQEMSGKKRQYDQEVENLEKKQKQTIERLEQDHTNRLRDEAKRIKAEQDKELSKFQNMLKNRKKEEQEFLQKQQQELDGALKKIIQQHKHEIATIEKDCLNHKQQLMRAREAAMWELEERHLQEKHQLLKQQLKDQYFMQRHQLLKRHEKEMEQMQRYNQRLIEDMKSRQAQERGRLPKIQRGEAKTRMAMFKKSLRITCAPGTPEQEREKIKQFAAQEEKRQKNERLHQHQKHENQMRDLQLQCDSNIRELQQLQNEKCHILIEHETQKLKELDEEHSQELKEWREKLRPRKKALEEEFTRKLQEQEVFFKMSGESECLNPTTQSRVSKFYSIPSVHNSGS, encoded by the exons ATGTCTTCATTCTTTAATTTTCGTAAAATCTTCAAATTGGGGTCAgataagaaaaagaaacagtatGAACATGTGCACAGAGACGAGAACCCTGAGGAAATCTGGGAGATTATTGGGGAACTGGGAGATGGGGCCTTTGGGAAAGTGTACAAG GCCCAAAACAAGCATACTGGAATCATGGCTGCTGCCAAGGTGATTGACACAAAGACAGAAGAGGAACTGGAGGATTACATGGTGGAGATTGACATTCTGGCTTCCTGCGATCACCATTACATAGTCAAACTGCTGGATGCCTTTTATTATGAAAGCAAACTGTGG ATTCTGATTGAGTTCTGTGCAGGAGGGGCAGTCGATGCAGTTATGTTGG AGCTGGAGAGGCCGCTGACAGAGCCTCAGATCCAGGTGGTGTGCAGGCAGACATTAGAGGCCCTGGCCTACCTCCATGAGATGAAGGTCATCCACAGAGACCTAAAAGCTGGGAACATCCTACTTTCACAGGAGGGAGACATCAAACTTG CTGACTTTGGTGTATCGGCTAAGAATACCAATACTTTACAGAGAAGAGATTCTTTCATTGGTACTCCATATTG GATGGCCCCGGAGGTGGTGATGTGTGAGACGTCGAAGGACCGTCCGTACGACTACAAAGCTGACATTTGGTCTCTGGGGGTCACACTTATTGAGCTGGCTCAGATCGAACCTCCCAACCACGAGATGAACCCCATGAGAGTCCTGCTGAAAATTGCCAAGGCCGATCCACCCACTCTAATGCAGCCTTCACGCTG GTCATTAGAATTCAGTGACTTTCTGAGGAAGGCGCTGGATAAGAATGTGGACCGTAGGTGGGGCACAGTTCAGCTCTTACAG CATCCATTTGTTAGCAATGTGGTTGACAACAAACCTCTGAGAGAATTGATCGCTGAAGCAAATGCAGAAGTCTTAGAGGAGATTGAAGAAggcaaagaggaagaggaagaagaagagatgGATGCAACTCTG CTGGTGCCTGAACATCAGCGAGCACCGTCCGATGTCAGCATGGCCAGCTCTGACGATGAGACCCTCTCACAGACCACCTCAACGCTGGACTCAGTCACAGAGAAGACCGAGCCTGAGACTGCAGAGGACAAGGCTGGCAAGACTGCCGATAAGGAGTCTGATGAGGTCCTGGGGTCCAGCGAGGGGGACAGGGTTGCGGCTGAGAAACTGAGTGAGATTTCTGATGCCAGTGAAGAGGAATTAACCATTGGACAGGTGGTGCCAACGGAGCCCACACCTGAGCAAAGCCTTGCAGGACACCCTGAGAAGATTCCTGATTCACAGGAGACTGTGTTCGTCAGTGAAGAGACCGGGGAAGAGGAGAAAGCGCTGGACGGGACTCAACAAGGAGTCTCGCAGGGGAAAGGAGAAGTACAGGAGGAGCAgaaagaagaggaggtggaCAAAGACACAATTACACGAGAATTAGAAGTCATTCACCAGCCCCCCGTTGAATTCACAGATTTACTGGACCGACCTGAATGTCCTTCAGATGAACCTGGCTCTGTATTGACAGAGATCAATGCTAAACCAGAAGAGAAGGAGACTGAAAGGGAAGCACTCACAGATGAGATGACCAAAGAGGTTCAAACAGACACTAATGGTGCTGCCAATATAACCACAGATGCCAGTGCTAatggagacaaagacagaaagacggAATTACATTTCAACACAGCTTCTAAGGACGATGCAGATGAGGGCAACACAGAGGTGCCTATAGATACTGAAACCCAGAGCGAAGAGCCCAGTGAGGAGCCCCAGGAGAACACCACCGAGACCTTAAAGGAGGAAATACAGCAGCCACTGCCCGATTCAGACAAAGAAAAGTCAACCCAACCACAAGAACCTGAGTCAATAAATGGACCAGGTGAGGAAAATAACGTGAACCCTGTGGTGATTGAGGGGGGAGtgacagaggaaagggagaagaaTACTCCAGATGAGGAAGCTTCACCCGAAGAAGATAACTCTGTTCCTGAGAGTGAAATGGAATCAAAAACTGACCAGGAAAGCACTCCTGTGTCAAAGCAAGATGTGGGGAAAGACTCTGACTCTGGAAGCAGTTCTGCAGCCGATAACAACAGTATGGACCTCAACCTGTCCATTTCGAGTTTCCTTTCCAGAAAGGCAGAGGCCGGATCTATGTCCATACAG GACACAAGACGACAGAAGAAGACTCTTAAGAAGACTCGTAAGTTCATGGTGGACGgagtggaggtcagtgtgaccACGTCAAAGATAGTCACCGATAACGACACCAAGAGTGAGGAGATGAGATTCCTGAG GCGCCAGGAGCTGCGAGAGCTGCGTCTCCTGCAGAAGGAGGAGCAGAGAGCCCATCAGGAGCTCAGCAACAAGCTGCAGCAGCAGAGAGAACAGATCTACCGCCGCTTCGAGCAAGAGATGAGC GGTAAGAAGCGTCAGTACGACCAGGAGGTGGAGAACCTGGAGAAGAAACAGAAGCAGACCATTGAACGTCTGGAGCAGGACCACACCAACCGGCTGAGGGATGAGGCCAAACGCATCAAAGCAGAGCAGGACAAGGAGCTCTCCAAGTTCCAGAACATGCTCAAGAACCGCAAGAAGGAG GAACAAGAgtttttacagaaacagcaGCAGGAACTGGATGGAGCCCTGAAAAAGATCATCCAGCAACACAAACATGAGATTGCCACCATCGAGAAAGACTGCCTCAACCACAAACAACAGCTCATGAGAG CTCGAGAGGCAGCCATGTGGGAGCTGGAGGAGCGCCACCTGCAGGAGAAGCACCAGCTGCTCAAGCAGCAGCTCAAAGACCAGTACTTCATGCAGAGACACCAGCTCCTCAAGAGGCATGAGAAG GAAATGGAGCAGATGCAGCGTTACAACCAGCGTCTGATCGAGGACATGAAGAGCAGGCAGGCCCAGGAGAGAGGGCGACTGCCTAAGATCCAGCGAGGCGAGGCCAAGACACGAATGGCCATGTTCAAGAAAAGCCTCCGCATTACCTGTGCGCCTGGCACCCCAgagcaggagagggagaagatcAAACAG TTTGCTGCCCAGGAAGAAAAAAGGCAGAAGAATGAGAGACTCCATCAGCACCAGAAACACGAGAACCAGATGAGGGACCTGCAGCTACAGTGTGACTCCAACATCAGAGAGCTGCAGCAGCTtcag aatgAGAAGTGCCATATCCTGATTGAACATGAGACTCAGAAGCTGAAGGAGCTAGATGAAGAGCACAGCCAGGAGTTAAAGGAGTGGAGAGAAAAACTTCGGCCCAGGAAGaag GCCTTGGAGGAGGAATTCACGCGCAAGCTTCAGGAGCAGGAAGTGTTTTTCAAGATGAGCGGGGAGTCTGAGTGCCTTAACCCCACGACCCAAAGCAGAGTGTCCAAGTTCTACTCAATCCCTAGTGTGCACAACTCTGGCTCATAG